A genomic region of Actinomycetota bacterium contains the following coding sequences:
- the ilvA gene encoding threonine ammonia-lyase, giving the protein MQPTPIEPSRALTELVGAEVVLKCENLQRTGSFKLRGAYNRIAQLTEDERQRGVVCASAGNHAQGVALAARLQGVEATVFMPEQAPLPKAEATAAYGAHVEFVAGPFDASLEAAIAYAEEKGLVFVHPFDHPDIIAGQGTLGLELLDQMPELGSVVVPVGGGGLISGVATAIKARRPEVTVVGVQALGAASFPASLEGGAPRAVTEVDTIADGIAVKEPGELTLAHVRDRVDRVATTSDDAIARAVVLLLERAKLVVEPAGAAGVAALLDGDLDLRPPIVAVLSGGNIDPLVMQHLVTSGLTAEGRYFTLRTRIVDRPGALHRILGLIAAERGNIVGVEHHRFGRRLRLGQVEVVVELETRGPEHIAHLRQVLQDAGYPIVSF; this is encoded by the coding sequence ATGCAACCCACTCCGATCGAGCCGTCGCGTGCGCTGACCGAGCTCGTGGGCGCCGAGGTGGTGCTCAAGTGCGAGAACCTGCAACGCACCGGCTCGTTCAAGCTGCGGGGCGCCTACAACCGCATCGCCCAGCTCACCGAGGACGAGCGCCAGCGCGGTGTCGTATGCGCGTCGGCCGGCAACCACGCCCAGGGGGTGGCCCTCGCCGCTCGCCTCCAGGGCGTCGAGGCCACCGTGTTCATGCCCGAGCAGGCGCCACTACCCAAGGCAGAGGCGACCGCGGCGTACGGGGCGCACGTCGAGTTCGTCGCGGGTCCCTTCGACGCCAGCCTCGAGGCAGCGATCGCGTACGCCGAGGAGAAGGGCCTGGTCTTCGTCCACCCCTTCGACCACCCCGACATCATCGCTGGCCAGGGGACGCTGGGCCTCGAACTGCTCGATCAGATGCCCGAGCTGGGCTCCGTCGTCGTGCCCGTAGGTGGGGGAGGGCTGATCTCGGGTGTCGCCACCGCCATCAAGGCCCGCCGTCCCGAGGTGACCGTGGTGGGCGTCCAGGCGCTCGGAGCGGCGTCCTTCCCGGCTTCGCTCGAGGGAGGCGCTCCCCGTGCGGTCACGGAGGTAGACACGATCGCCGACGGCATCGCCGTCAAGGAGCCAGGCGAGCTGACCCTCGCCCACGTCCGCGATCGGGTGGATCGGGTCGCCACCACCTCCGATGACGCCATCGCCCGAGCCGTCGTGCTGCTGTTGGAACGGGCCAAGCTCGTCGTGGAGCCGGCCGGCGCCGCGGGTGTCGCGGCGCTCCTCGACGGCGACCTCGACCTGCGGCCTCCGATCGTGGCGGTGCTGTCGGGCGGCAACATCGATCCTCTCGTCATGCAGCACCTGGTGACCTCGGGCCTGACGGCAGAGGGGCGCTACTTCACCTTGCGGACCCGCATCGTCGACCGCCCCGGGGCGCTGCATCGCATCCTCGGGCTGATCGCGGCGGAACGGGGCAACATCGTCGGTGTGGAGCACCACCGCTTCGGACGCCGACTGCGCCTGGGTCAGGTCGAGGTGGTCGTCGAGCTCGAGACCCGCGGACCCGAGCACATCGCCCACCTCCGTCAGGTCCTGCAGGACGCCGGCTACCCGATCGTGTCCTTCTGA
- a CDS encoding M20/M25/M40 family metallo-hydrolase, which yields MAAALLGRGVALGVGTTSPYPAAAPRTSPYSAVRRTTSLDLRPEGAVSTIVDEVTDLLQHLIRNACVNDGSRDSGHEARNVDVLRGLLDGPGLDLETYEPVPGRPSLVARIAGSDPAAPSLMLMGHTDVVPANPDRWRHDPFGGELVDGFVWGRGAVDMFNLTATMAVTVKELARTGFRPRGDLVYLAVADEEAGGTHGAEWLVDHEPDAVRTDYVVTEFGGQRFPLGDGPPTLPITVAEKGPHWTEIHVTGTPGHGSMPLRTDNAAVTAAEVVARVAAYRPPAVLTEVWQGFVSGLALPEELRQMLLDPLQLDDVLEQLPDIGLARFAHACTHTTFSPNVVVSGTKVNVIPDRATVQVDVRALPGHDSNDIRAMLEEALGDLADRCEIVFAFDQVASASPTDTPLWDVLSQRAAELVPGANVVPFLLPGATDSRYLRRLGAICYGFGLYTERIPFDDFATMFHGDDERIDVGSLDLTTQLWLRTVRDMLE from the coding sequence ATGGCGGCGGCTCTCCTCGGTCGAGGTGTGGCTCTCGGGGTAGGGACCACTTCACCCTACCCAGCGGCTGCGCCCCGGACCTCGCCGTACAGCGCCGTACGGCGGACGACTAGCCTCGACCTCCGACCGGAGGGCGCGGTGAGCACGATCGTCGATGAGGTCACGGATCTGCTGCAGCACCTGATCCGCAACGCCTGCGTCAACGACGGGTCACGTGACTCCGGCCATGAGGCGCGCAACGTCGACGTGCTGCGTGGCTTGCTCGACGGGCCGGGGCTCGACCTCGAGACGTACGAGCCCGTGCCGGGGCGGCCGAGCCTCGTCGCTCGCATCGCCGGGAGCGATCCCGCCGCGCCCTCGCTCATGCTGATGGGCCACACCGACGTCGTCCCCGCCAACCCCGACCGGTGGCGCCACGATCCGTTCGGCGGCGAGCTCGTCGACGGGTTCGTGTGGGGCCGCGGGGCGGTCGACATGTTCAACCTCACCGCGACCATGGCCGTGACCGTCAAGGAGCTCGCACGCACCGGGTTCCGTCCCCGCGGCGACCTGGTCTACCTCGCGGTGGCGGACGAGGAGGCCGGCGGGACGCACGGGGCGGAGTGGCTCGTCGACCACGAGCCCGACGCGGTACGCACCGACTACGTCGTGACCGAGTTCGGTGGTCAGCGCTTCCCCCTGGGCGACGGACCACCCACCCTCCCCATCACCGTCGCCGAGAAGGGTCCCCACTGGACCGAGATCCACGTGACCGGGACACCGGGACACGGGTCGATGCCGCTGCGGACGGACAACGCGGCCGTCACGGCGGCGGAGGTGGTCGCCCGGGTCGCCGCCTACCGACCCCCTGCGGTGCTCACGGAGGTGTGGCAGGGTTTCGTGTCGGGGCTCGCGTTGCCCGAGGAGCTGCGGCAGATGCTGCTCGACCCCCTCCAGCTCGACGACGTGCTGGAGCAGCTGCCCGATATCGGGCTGGCTCGCTTCGCGCACGCGTGCACGCACACGACCTTCTCGCCCAACGTGGTCGTGTCGGGCACCAAGGTCAACGTCATCCCCGACCGCGCCACCGTGCAGGTCGACGTGCGCGCGCTGCCAGGCCACGACAGCAACGACATCCGCGCGATGCTCGAAGAGGCGCTCGGGGATCTCGCCGACCGCTGCGAGATCGTGTTCGCGTTCGATCAGGTCGCGTCAGCATCACCCACGGATACGCCGCTGTGGGACGTGTTGTCGCAGCGGGCCGCGGAGCTCGTCCCGGGGGCCAACGTCGTGCCGTTCCTCCTCCCCGGCGCGACGGATTCGCGCTACCTGCGGCGGCTCGGAGCCATCTGCTACGGCTTCGGGCTCTACACCGAACGCATCCCCTTCGACGATTTCGCGACGATGTTCCACGGTGACGACGAGCGCATCGACGTCGGATCGCTCGACCTCACGACGCAGCTGTGGCTGCGCACCGTGCGCGACATGCTGGAGTGA
- a CDS encoding CocE/NonD family hydrolase — translation MRLRTALSGLLAPVLAASLLAAHDAPRDAGPPADFIAMADQLSQPDYPDTVTVVEQLVVPHDDVDIYVEITKPDPELHGDGPWPVILEASPYHGTIATRIGDRMFPDPKNPDGSSAGLTGYFAPRGYAVAMMDLRGTGRSGGCLDHLGPNDAKDLEYTIEWLASQEWSNGRVGMTGHSYVGSTPSVAAAQRPDGLVTIIPSAGLASMYDHQFLYGVPWLLQYVGPQAAYATLATQRHMPSQAPAPPVISRGDTGDDFGNHPTDTGCGWKSSAALSGPGQYTGQYERWHAERDWRALASEADIPVFMIHGVNDNAARIPAAEWFFGHRFMRPGDKVWIGQWDHGSTNGRCGDVDNKRVSHPTCRFDQMKYAIHAWFDKHLKQMDVDTGPAVEAFLNAESARPTGSNPNSPTNDPLDPMSPEWGRTAITDTAWRHPDHRVELHADGEALSFAQPSDEQSRTFTTNANAVLAHVGSGSVTFLSDPLDEDLVTLGLMRMQLTASVRNSQVVHLVATLSRRDPATGQVQDIGYCGIQPSLRDSVSTFSPIVPDQAMTLHPQCFTVAHHVPAGQQLLLTIGTNGKHFASHGSERQVTIYTGPDHTKMLLPVVEDAVIHPDVSLREQ, via the coding sequence ATGAGGTTGCGAACCGCACTCTCCGGCCTGTTGGCGCCGGTCCTGGCCGCGAGCCTGCTGGCCGCCCACGACGCGCCCCGCGATGCCGGGCCACCGGCGGACTTCATCGCGATGGCCGACCAGCTCTCACAACCGGACTACCCGGACACGGTGACGGTCGTCGAGCAGCTCGTCGTGCCGCACGACGACGTCGACATCTACGTCGAGATCACCAAGCCCGATCCCGAGTTGCACGGCGACGGGCCGTGGCCGGTCATCCTCGAGGCCAGCCCGTACCACGGCACGATCGCCACACGCATCGGCGACCGGATGTTCCCCGATCCGAAGAACCCTGACGGCTCCAGCGCCGGGCTCACGGGCTACTTCGCGCCCCGTGGGTACGCGGTCGCCATGATGGACCTGCGGGGTACAGGGCGCTCCGGCGGGTGCCTGGACCACCTGGGTCCCAACGACGCCAAGGACCTCGAGTACACCATCGAATGGCTCGCGAGCCAGGAGTGGAGCAACGGGCGCGTCGGCATGACCGGCCACAGCTACGTGGGATCCACCCCGTCGGTCGCGGCCGCGCAGCGCCCCGACGGCCTCGTGACGATCATCCCGTCGGCCGGCCTCGCGTCGATGTACGACCACCAGTTCCTCTACGGGGTGCCGTGGCTGCTGCAGTACGTCGGTCCCCAGGCGGCCTACGCCACCCTGGCGACGCAGCGCCACATGCCGTCTCAGGCGCCCGCGCCCCCGGTGATCAGCAGGGGCGACACCGGCGACGACTTCGGCAACCACCCCACCGACACCGGCTGCGGCTGGAAGAGCTCCGCGGCCCTGTCCGGCCCTGGTCAGTACACCGGCCAGTACGAGCGCTGGCACGCCGAGCGTGACTGGCGTGCCCTGGCATCCGAGGCTGACATCCCCGTGTTCATGATCCACGGGGTCAACGACAACGCCGCGCGCATCCCCGCCGCGGAGTGGTTCTTCGGCCACCGGTTCATGCGCCCCGGCGATAAGGTCTGGATCGGGCAGTGGGACCACGGCTCGACGAACGGCCGCTGTGGCGACGTGGACAACAAGCGGGTCTCGCACCCCACGTGCCGCTTCGACCAGATGAAATACGCCATCCACGCCTGGTTCGACAAGCACCTCAAGCAGATGGATGTGGACACCGGCCCCGCCGTCGAGGCGTTCCTGAACGCCGAGAGCGCCCGACCGACTGGCAGCAACCCCAACTCACCCACGAACGACCCGCTCGACCCGATGAGTCCCGAGTGGGGTCGCACGGCGATCACCGACACCGCTTGGCGTCACCCTGACCACCGTGTGGAGCTCCACGCCGACGGCGAAGCGCTGAGCTTCGCGCAGCCGTCCGACGAGCAGTCGCGGACGTTCACGACCAACGCCAACGCGGTGCTGGCCCACGTCGGCAGCGGGTCGGTGACCTTCCTGTCTGACCCGCTCGATGAGGATCTGGTGACGCTCGGGCTCATGCGGATGCAGCTGACGGCGTCGGTCCGCAACAGCCAGGTCGTCCATCTGGTCGCGACACTGTCGCGGCGCGACCCCGCGACGGGTCAGGTGCAGGACATCGGGTACTGCGGGATCCAGCCAAGCCTGCGTGACTCGGTCTCGACGTTCTCGCCGATCGTCCCCGATCAGGCGATGACGCTGCACCCGCAGTGCTTCACCGTCGCTCACCACGTGCCGGCCGGCCAGCAACTCCTGCTGACGATCGGGACGAACGGGAAGCACTTCGCCTCCCACGGCAGCGAACGACAGGTGACGATCTACACCGGACCGGACCACACGAAGATGCTGCTGCCGGTCGTCGAGGATGCCGTCATCCACCCCGACGTGTCGCTGCGGGAGCAGTGA
- a CDS encoding class II fumarate hydratase, which translates to MAEYRTAHDTMGEMQIPADALWGATTQRAVENFPVSGQPVPADVVHALAIVKWASATANEEDGVLDTELAKVIREAAEEVIAGQLDDHFPIDTFQTGSGTSTNMNVNEVIANRAKQLLGEDLDSTRVHPNDHVNASQSSNDTFPSAVHIACASLVAEELVPALEHLAGALRSRADAWSDEVKPGRTHLMDATPVTLGQEFAGYARQIELAVERLHRSLQNVYELALGGTAVGTGLNCPPGFAARTIELIAERTGLPFREAEDHFEAQGSRDALVDLSGALRTIAVSLIKIANDVRWLSSGPRTGIAEIQLPAIQPGSSIMPGKVNPVIPESVRQVGAQVIGNDAAVTVGGLSGELELNVMIPLMARNVVESTHLLANVSRLFVDKCLAGTQATGRGRELVERSLMQVTALVPEIGYERSAGLAKKAHAEDRTLRDVAIEDGVPEDVLDRVLDYRRMAEGGIL; encoded by the coding sequence ATGGCCGAGTACCGCACCGCTCACGACACCATGGGCGAGATGCAGATCCCCGCGGACGCCCTGTGGGGCGCCACCACGCAACGCGCGGTCGAGAACTTCCCGGTCAGCGGCCAGCCGGTGCCAGCCGACGTCGTCCACGCTCTCGCGATCGTCAAGTGGGCATCCGCGACGGCGAACGAGGAGGACGGCGTGCTCGACACCGAGCTCGCGAAGGTCATCCGCGAAGCTGCCGAGGAGGTCATCGCGGGGCAGCTCGACGACCACTTCCCGATCGACACGTTCCAGACCGGCTCGGGCACGTCCACGAACATGAACGTGAACGAGGTGATCGCCAACCGGGCCAAGCAGCTGCTCGGCGAGGACCTGGACTCGACGCGGGTCCATCCCAACGATCATGTCAACGCCAGCCAATCCTCCAACGACACCTTCCCATCCGCGGTGCACATCGCGTGCGCCTCACTCGTGGCCGAGGAACTCGTCCCTGCGCTGGAGCACCTCGCCGGGGCGCTGCGATCGCGAGCGGACGCCTGGTCCGACGAGGTCAAGCCCGGCCGCACCCACCTCATGGACGCGACACCCGTCACGCTCGGGCAGGAGTTCGCCGGCTACGCCCGGCAGATCGAGCTCGCGGTTGAACGGCTGCACCGCTCACTCCAGAACGTGTACGAGCTCGCGCTCGGCGGCACCGCCGTCGGCACCGGACTGAACTGCCCACCGGGGTTCGCCGCGCGGACCATCGAGTTGATCGCCGAGCGCACCGGCCTGCCCTTCCGCGAGGCCGAGGACCACTTCGAGGCGCAGGGCTCGCGGGATGCGCTCGTCGATCTGTCCGGTGCACTGCGCACCATCGCGGTGAGCCTGATCAAGATCGCCAACGACGTGCGCTGGCTGTCGTCGGGCCCGCGGACCGGCATCGCCGAGATCCAGCTCCCCGCGATCCAGCCCGGTTCGTCGATCATGCCGGGGAAGGTCAACCCGGTGATCCCCGAGTCGGTGCGTCAGGTCGGCGCGCAGGTGATCGGCAACGACGCAGCGGTCACCGTCGGGGGGCTCTCGGGCGAGCTCGAGCTCAACGTCATGATCCCGTTGATGGCTCGCAACGTCGTGGAGTCGACCCACCTGCTCGCCAACGTGAGCCGCCTGTTCGTCGACAAGTGCCTCGCCGGTACGCAGGCCACGGGGCGCGGCCGCGAGCTCGTCGAGCGCTCCCTCATGCAGGTCACCGCGCTGGTCCCCGAGATCGGCTACGAACGCTCGGCCGGTCTCGCGAAGAAGGCGCACGCCGAGGACCGGACGCTGCGCGACGTCGCGATCGAGGACGGTGTTCCGGAGGACGTTCTGGACCGCGTTCTCGACTACAGGCGGATGGCGGAGGGCGGCATCCTCTAG